A window from Candidatus Krumholzibacteriota bacterium encodes these proteins:
- a CDS encoding cytochrome c biogenesis protein CcdA yields MIQDLFVWLTQSLSGAAWLALTASFLWGILSILLSPCHLSSIPLIVGFIDGQGIVAKKRAFILAALFSAGILITIAVIGLITGLMGRIMGDVGKIGNYAVAVIFFVIGLHLLEIINLPFLGVHNQPKMKKKGALAAFIIGLLFGVALGPCTFAYMAPMLGIVFNTASSQPVVAGSLILVYAIGHCSIIVLAGTFTSMVQKYLHWNERSKGAVILKKICGILVILGGVYLIWGVY; encoded by the coding sequence ATGATACAAGATTTGTTCGTCTGGTTGACCCAAAGCCTGAGCGGCGCGGCATGGCTTGCCCTGACCGCATCCTTTTTATGGGGTATTTTGAGCATACTGCTCAGCCCGTGTCATTTATCGTCTATCCCGCTGATCGTGGGATTCATCGACGGCCAGGGCATTGTCGCAAAGAAGCGCGCGTTCATCCTGGCCGCACTTTTCTCTGCCGGTATACTGATTACCATCGCGGTCATCGGGCTGATCACGGGGCTGATGGGGCGCATTATGGGCGATGTGGGAAAGATCGGCAATTACGCGGTCGCCGTGATTTTCTTTGTAATCGGCCTGCATCTTCTTGAAATCATCAATCTGCCTTTTCTGGGCGTTCACAATCAGCCCAAAATGAAGAAAAAGGGCGCTTTGGCCGCGTTTATCATTGGCCTGCTTTTTGGCGTAGCCCTTGGCCCGTGCACATTCGCCTATATGGCGCCCATGCTGGGGATTGTATTCAATACAGCCTCATCACAACCCGTAGTTGCCGGATCTTTGATCCTTGTGTATGCCATCGGGCACTGTTCGATTATTGTACTGGCCGGGACCTTCACCAGCATGGTACAGAAATACCTGCACTGGAACGAACGGTCCAAAGGCGCTGTGATCCTGAAAAAGATCTGCGGGATTCTGGTGATTCTGGGAGGTGTATATCTGATCTGGGGCGTATATTGA